The following coding sequences are from one Prochlorococcus sp. MIT 1314 window:
- the hslO gene encoding Hsp33 family molecular chaperone HslO: MNDRIVRATAANGGIRLVAVLTTESSLEAKKRHGLSYLTTCILGRAFSASLLLASSMKIMHGRVTLRVRSDGPLKGLLVDAGRDGKVRGYVGNPDLELDLVKIDSNKYSFNFTKALGTGYLNVIRDSGIGEPFTSTVELVKGNIAEDLASYLYHSEQTPSAVFIGEKIKNKSVICSGGLLAQVLPKKDTDPLLVSLLEERCKEINSFSETLFQSKDNLLSLIRNIFPDIDDKSISEKARSQEVLFKCKCSKQRSLNAMKMLDKSDLEDILKEDGKAELICEFCKNKYLINYEEIRSMIDNQSQ, encoded by the coding sequence ATGAATGATAGGATAGTTCGGGCTACTGCAGCAAATGGAGGGATAAGATTAGTTGCAGTCTTAACAACAGAATCTTCCTTAGAAGCAAAAAAAAGACACGGTCTTTCTTATTTAACTACCTGTATCTTGGGAAGAGCATTTAGTGCATCACTGCTTTTAGCAAGTTCCATGAAAATAATGCATGGCAGGGTTACTTTAAGAGTTAGATCTGACGGACCTTTAAAGGGATTGTTAGTTGATGCGGGTAGAGATGGGAAAGTTAGGGGTTATGTAGGAAATCCTGATTTAGAGTTAGATTTAGTCAAAATAGACTCTAATAAATATTCTTTTAATTTTACAAAAGCATTAGGTACAGGCTATTTAAATGTTATTCGAGATAGCGGCATTGGAGAGCCTTTTACCAGTACTGTTGAATTAGTAAAAGGGAATATTGCCGAAGACTTGGCTTCATATTTATATCATTCAGAACAAACCCCTTCCGCTGTTTTCATTGGAGAGAAAATTAAAAATAAGAGTGTTATTTGTAGTGGTGGCTTATTAGCCCAAGTTTTACCTAAAAAAGATACTGACCCTTTACTAGTATCACTTCTTGAAGAAAGATGTAAAGAAATTAATTCTTTCAGCGAAACCCTTTTTCAGTCAAAAGATAATCTTCTTTCGTTAATTAGAAATATATTTCCCGATATTGACGATAAATCAATATCCGAAAAAGCTCGTTCACAAGAAGTTCTTTTTAAATGCAAGTGTTCCAAACAAAGAAGTTTAAATGCCATGAAAATGCTAGATAAGAGCGATTTAGAAGATATTTTAAAAGAAGATGGTAAAGCAGAATTGATATGTGAATTTTGTAAGAACAAATATTTGATAAATTATGAAGAAATTAGATCGATGATAGATAATCAATCACAATAA
- a CDS encoding ABC transporter ATP-binding protein: protein MLYLKEISYQPQTSERKIIDNLNLKVHENEIILICGNSGSGKTTLLEIISGLTNPQKGKITWKNKILSSRQRRWFCGVVFQFPERYFIGSTIGKELKIGHKSIRERNIEIVLNKVGLKKLNLTQPPEQLSGGQQRRLAVAVQLLRNPSILLLDEPTAGLDCSMRNDVKNLILDLKNKNTIIIVTHEPALFEGIPTRMLILEKGKIKNFMKENHE from the coding sequence ATGCTTTATTTAAAAGAAATATCTTATCAACCTCAAACTAGTGAAAGAAAAATAATAGATAATCTTAATTTAAAAGTTCATGAAAATGAAATCATCTTGATTTGCGGCAATAGTGGTTCTGGGAAAACAACCTTGCTCGAAATAATAAGCGGGTTAACAAATCCACAAAAAGGAAAAATTACTTGGAAAAATAAAATTTTATCTTCTAGGCAAAGAAGATGGTTTTGTGGAGTTGTATTCCAATTCCCCGAAAGATACTTTATTGGTAGCACCATTGGAAAAGAATTAAAAATAGGCCATAAATCTATAAGAGAAAGAAATATAGAAATAGTTTTAAATAAGGTCGGTCTAAAAAAACTAAATCTGACTCAACCACCAGAACAACTTAGTGGAGGACAACAAAGGAGATTGGCTGTAGCAGTTCAGCTACTCAGAAACCCTTCAATTCTTTTACTTGATGAACCAACCGCTGGCTTAGATTGTTCAATGAGAAATGATGTGAAGAATTTAATTCTTGATCTTAAAAATAAAAATACAATTATTATCGTTACTCATGAACCCGCCCTATTTGAGGGGATTCCCACTAGGATGTTAATCCTAGAAAAAGGAAAAATCAAAAATTTTATGAAAGAAAATCATGAATGA